From one Magnolia sinica isolate HGM2019 chromosome 18, MsV1, whole genome shotgun sequence genomic stretch:
- the LOC131233705 gene encoding blue copper protein 1a-like encodes MATKPVSAILVLVIMVPTVALPTEHMVGDNSGWTIKFDYEKWANCKEFQVGDKLIFKYPQGVHNVFKVDGTGFKNCVAPSDNEALSTGNDVITLAAPGKKGYICGVGNHCESRGQKLAINVQVADQKSAANGIVTFGYQAITLAGITFAVWV; translated from the exons ATGGCTACTAAGCCAGTGTCAGCCATTCTTGTACTTGTCATCATGGTTCCTACCGTTGCTTTGCCGACCGAACACATGGTTGGAGACAACAGTGGTTGGACGATTAAATTCGATTATGAAAAATGGGCCAATTGCAAGGAATTCCAAGTTGGAGATAAACTCA TTTTTAAGTACCCACAGGGAGTTCACAATGTCTTCAAAGTGGACGGTACAGGCTTTAAGAACTGTGTGGCGCCGTCGGACAATGAGGCTTTATCAACCGGAAATGATGTGATTACCCTAGCGGCTCCTGGAAAGAAGGGGTACATATGTGGAGTTGGCAATCACTGCGAGTCTAGGGGACAGAAGCTGGCCATCAACGTTCAAGTGGCAGACCAGAAATCAGCAGCGAATGGGATCGTGACATTTGGATATCAAGCAATCACATTGGCAGGGATTACATTCGCAGTGTGGGTCTAG